A stretch of Deinococcus gobiensis I-0 DNA encodes these proteins:
- a CDS encoding SRPBCC domain-containing protein has product MPRAARAEITLQAPLERVFELLVDFSAYGRWNPFVVDVTGASRAAEGVQMRFRLRWREGRYIHSDEQVTRVQAPAEGEALVAWRYDSPLARWGLLRSERVQTLRYLPNGHTAYTTEEIFHGPAAAFVPVEWVQAGFEAQARSMQEALSSS; this is encoded by the coding sequence ATGCCCCGCGCCGCCCGCGCCGAGATCACGCTTCAGGCTCCTCTGGAACGGGTCTTCGAACTGCTGGTGGACTTCAGCGCCTATGGGCGCTGGAATCCCTTCGTGGTGGACGTCACGGGAGCCAGTCGCGCAGCCGAGGGCGTGCAGATGCGCTTCAGGCTGCGCTGGCGCGAGGGCCGGTATATCCATTCCGACGAACAGGTCACGCGCGTGCAAGCGCCTGCCGAGGGCGAGGCGCTGGTCGCCTGGCGGTACGACAGTCCGTTGGCTCGCTGGGGACTCCTACGCTCAGAGCGGGTGCAGACCCTGAGGTACCTGCCGAACGGCCACACGGCCTACACCACCGAGGAGATCTTTCACGGCCCGGCTGCTGCGTTCGTCCCCGTGGAGTGGGTGCAGGCAGGATTCGAAGCCCAAGCGCGGTCCATGCAAGAGGCCCTGTCGTCCTCCTGA
- a CDS encoding metal-sensitive transcriptional regulator, with amino-acid sequence MTTLPVSDHQAEKTKILNRLRRLEGQIRGLQKMVEEEKNCVEVMTVYASVRSALESTGDVILETYVEMCQAREEKPADLVRLLKLAR; translated from the coding sequence ATGACGACCCTGCCAGTCAGTGACCATCAAGCCGAAAAGACAAAGATCCTCAACCGCCTACGTCGTCTGGAGGGACAGATCCGGGGACTGCAGAAGATGGTCGAGGAGGAGAAGAATTGCGTGGAAGTGATGACCGTCTATGCCAGTGTCCGGAGTGCCCTGGAGTCCACCGGGGACGTCATTCTTGAGACATATGTCGAGATGTGTCAGGCACGTGAGGAGAAGCCGGCTGATTTGGTGCGGTTGCTCAAGCTCGCCCGTTGA
- a CDS encoding pyruvate, water dikinase regulatory protein, whose amino-acid sequence MRDKAPLCSERPVLIVSDHTGLTAENAARALLAHFPAQSPRYLQRPFIGTVGAAREVVGEIAALVASGPRPVVFTTVTDPSVLSELQTAPALLFDLLGSGLAALEQEFGEQAARSVGRHHDMHDQTSYLARMDALDFALATDDGLGSRQYGLADVILLGVSRAGKTPTSLFLALQHGVRASNYPLAEDDFEQEAFPLPLVGHQAKAYGLTIDPRRLHMIRTQRKAGSRYASLEQCEYEVSRAERLFRRLGLPVRDTTSASVEEIAAGILSQIRRV is encoded by the coding sequence GTGCGTGACAAAGCCCCCCTTTGCTCAGAGCGTCCCGTGCTGATCGTGTCGGACCATACCGGCCTGACCGCCGAGAACGCCGCCCGCGCCCTGCTGGCGCACTTTCCCGCCCAATCTCCGAGGTATCTCCAGCGACCCTTCATCGGCACGGTCGGGGCCGCCCGCGAGGTGGTGGGGGAGATCGCTGCACTGGTGGCCAGCGGCCCGCGCCCAGTCGTATTTACGACGGTCACGGACCCGTCCGTGCTGAGCGAGTTGCAGACCGCCCCCGCCCTGCTGTTCGACCTGCTGGGGTCCGGGCTGGCCGCGCTGGAACAGGAGTTCGGCGAGCAGGCGGCGCGCAGCGTGGGTCGCCACCACGACATGCACGACCAGACCTCCTACCTGGCCCGTATGGACGCGCTCGACTTCGCCCTCGCCACCGACGACGGCCTGGGCAGCCGTCAGTATGGCCTGGCCGACGTGATCCTTCTCGGGGTCAGCCGCGCCGGAAAGACCCCCACCAGCCTGTTTCTGGCCCTACAACACGGCGTGCGCGCCAGCAACTATCCACTGGCGGAGGACGACTTCGAACAGGAGGCCTTTCCCCTGCCACTGGTGGGCCATCAGGCCAAGGCCTACGGCCTGACCATTGATCCTCGGCGGCTGCATATGATCCGCACCCAGCGGAAGGCGGGCAGCCGCTACGCCAGCCTGGAACAGTGCGAGTACGAAGTGTCGCGTGCCGAGCGTCTCTTCCGGCGACTCGGGCTCCCCGTACGTGACACGACCAGTGCAAGTGTCGAGGAGATCGCGGCGGGCATCCTGTCCCAGATCCGCCGGGTCTGA
- a CDS encoding MFS transporter: protein MTSPLWNRSFIIWLVGAAQSQFGTALAGLALSFLVLHQTGSAQQMALTLACTLIPNLLMPLAGVLVDRFPLKWPLIGADLLRGALQLAVGGLGLAWGDVPLWVVNGAALLTGLAGTFASPASGAAVPTLVAPEALARANGLLGSASRGAWLLGTLSGGWIVAQWSPAVAIIGDGLSFLLMAALMGWVRLPRQIESREAPLDFWGDLRGGIQLMSRSRMLILTPVVALLLNASLAPVTAILPKLFDHLGAQATGYATFLALESLGMLFAGMLLATVGNRFAPQKIIAVGLLLTAGTYAVMWSSPVTGVLWPSAVGLGVGFGLGNIPFQTLLQQLVPRHFLGRVFSVLGMVSSVGMPLSLLLVSPWLDRLPLALWFGGAALAQGLGGLVWLWAMRTGGSVQERGALV from the coding sequence ATGACCTCACCGCTCTGGAACCGCAGCTTCATCATCTGGCTCGTCGGCGCGGCGCAGTCTCAGTTCGGCACAGCCCTGGCGGGCCTCGCCCTGAGCTTCCTCGTGCTCCACCAGACGGGCTCTGCCCAGCAGATGGCCCTGACCCTGGCCTGCACGCTGATCCCCAACCTGCTCATGCCTTTGGCCGGTGTCCTCGTCGACCGTTTTCCTCTGAAGTGGCCCCTGATCGGTGCCGATCTCCTGCGCGGCGCGCTGCAGTTGGCCGTGGGCGGTCTGGGGCTGGCCTGGGGAGACGTACCCCTCTGGGTGGTCAATGGGGCGGCCCTGTTGACGGGACTGGCTGGAACCTTCGCGAGTCCGGCGAGCGGCGCAGCCGTCCCCACCCTGGTGGCCCCCGAAGCCCTGGCCCGCGCCAATGGACTGCTGGGCAGTGCCAGTCGGGGGGCCTGGCTCCTGGGGACGCTCTCCGGGGGTTGGATCGTGGCCCAGTGGTCGCCTGCAGTGGCCATCATCGGCGACGGACTGAGTTTCCTCCTCATGGCGGCCTTGATGGGCTGGGTGCGACTGCCCCGGCAAATCGAGTCTCGGGAAGCGCCCCTCGATTTCTGGGGTGACCTGCGCGGCGGGATACAGCTGATGAGCCGCTCCCGCATGCTCATCCTGACGCCGGTCGTCGCTCTGTTGCTCAATGCCAGTCTGGCACCCGTCACCGCCATCCTCCCCAAGCTCTTCGACCATCTGGGAGCCCAGGCCACCGGATATGCCACCTTTCTGGCCCTGGAGAGTCTGGGCATGCTGTTTGCGGGGATGCTGCTGGCGACCGTAGGCAACCGTTTCGCTCCGCAGAAGATCATCGCAGTCGGACTGCTGCTGACGGCCGGAACCTACGCAGTGATGTGGTCATCTCCTGTGACTGGCGTGCTCTGGCCGAGCGCGGTCGGGCTGGGCGTCGGATTCGGGCTGGGCAACATTCCTTTCCAGACGCTGTTACAGCAGCTGGTGCCTCGGCACTTCCTGGGCCGGGTCTTCAGCGTGCTGGGGATGGTCTCGAGTGTGGGGATGCCGCTGAGTCTCCTGCTGGTTTCCCCATGGCTGGATCGCCTGCCTCTGGCGCTGTGGTTTGGGGGAGCGGCTCTGGCGCAAGGCCTTGGGGGGTTGGTCTGGCTGTGGGCCATGCGGACGGGAGGGAGCGTGCAGGAGCGGGGCGCTCTGGTTTGA
- a CDS encoding ArsR/SmtB family transcription factor, giving the protein MTALTVPSVLDQLKALAQDTRYDLVRHLAQGEHCVCDLEALLSLPQSKVSYHLNILKEAGLVTSEQRGKNMYYALSREPFFRLGGQLLLDLFSELPPLTHQSKSVC; this is encoded by the coding sequence ATGACCGCGTTGACTGTGCCCTCCGTCCTCGACCAGCTCAAGGCGCTCGCGCAAGACACCCGCTATGACCTCGTCCGCCATCTCGCCCAGGGCGAGCACTGCGTCTGCGACCTGGAAGCGCTCCTGAGCCTCCCCCAGTCGAAGGTTTCCTACCATCTCAACATCCTCAAAGAGGCAGGGCTGGTAACGTCCGAGCAGCGCGGCAAGAACATGTACTACGCCCTGAGCCGGGAGCCCTTCTTCCGCCTCGGGGGTCAATTGCTGCTTGATCTTTTCTCCGAGCTCCCACCTCTGACACATCAATCTAAATCGGTGTGTTAG
- a CDS encoding YeeE/YedE family protein, translating into MTELLDLLRSPWPWYVGGPLIGLTVSLLLWLGNKSFGISSNLRHACAILLPDAAKPDFFRYDWRKERWNLMFAGGLILGGIAAGVLFANPESTRLSAAGAQAIQALGIQVRPGLVPVELTDLTHFGVWVLLAFSGLLVGFGTRYGGGCTSGHAITGLSTLQGPSLIATVSFFVGGILSANFLLPLFLAVIR; encoded by the coding sequence ATGACTGAACTGCTTGACCTGCTGCGTTCGCCCTGGCCCTGGTATGTGGGCGGCCCCCTGATCGGCCTCACCGTCTCCCTGCTCCTCTGGCTGGGCAACAAGTCCTTCGGCATCTCCTCCAACCTGCGGCATGCCTGCGCCATCCTCCTGCCCGATGCAGCCAAGCCTGACTTCTTCCGCTATGACTGGCGCAAGGAGCGCTGGAACTTGATGTTCGCTGGCGGATTGATCCTGGGGGGGATCGCGGCGGGCGTCCTGTTCGCCAACCCGGAATCTACCCGCTTGAGTGCCGCCGGTGCCCAGGCGATCCAGGCGCTGGGCATCCAGGTCCGGCCTGGTCTGGTGCCTGTAGAATTGACTGATCTGACCCATTTCGGCGTATGGGTGCTGCTGGCCTTCTCCGGCCTGCTCGTCGGCTTCGGGACCCGGTATGGGGGCGGGTGCACTTCTGGGCACGCGATCACGGGCCTGTCCACCCTGCAGGGTCCCTCGTTGATCGCCACCGTCTCGTTCTTCGTCGGTGGCATTCTCAGTGCCAACTTCCTCCTGCCCCTCTTTTTGGCGGTCATTCGATGA
- a CDS encoding MBL fold metallo-hydrolase: MYFQRFYDADLAQASYMLGCQKTGECLVVDPVRDIAQYLDEAKRQKLRVTHVTETHIHADYLSGSRELAKATGAKLLLSDEGGEDWHYTYDDGNRISLHDGETFMVGNVRLQALHTPGHTPEHMSFLVTDLPRGDTPSMILTGDFVFVGDLGRPDLLDEAAGGQDTRSTGARQMFASLRDKFLTLPDHVQVWPGHGSGSACGKTLGAVPTTTVGYERALSWWSKQVEQGDEEGFTQELLSGQPDAPLYYGRMKTENRDGPTLLGETKPLEELTIENIQARLAAGARLLDTRRKEEHHAAAPVGSIHIPDGGTLETWSGWLMTPEREVILLAPRDRAEGVRRRLWMVGLDHVIGFISTAEELETVSAQPISVRELSSHPDALILDVRTKTEYEGGHLPGARQLHAGRLPWALDTLPRDREIIVHCQGGARSAAAASLLRTEGFDVLELAGGYDAWAKTLNT; the protein is encoded by the coding sequence ATGTACTTCCAACGCTTCTACGACGCGGATCTCGCCCAGGCGTCCTACATGCTTGGCTGCCAGAAGACCGGCGAATGCCTCGTGGTCGACCCAGTCCGCGATATTGCCCAGTACCTCGACGAGGCGAAACGTCAAAAGCTGCGGGTCACCCACGTCACCGAAACGCACATTCACGCCGATTACCTCTCCGGCAGTCGCGAACTCGCGAAAGCGACGGGCGCGAAGCTGCTGCTCTCCGACGAGGGCGGTGAAGACTGGCACTACACCTATGACGACGGCAACAGGATCAGCCTCCACGATGGGGAGACCTTCATGGTGGGCAACGTCCGTCTCCAGGCGCTCCACACTCCGGGCCACACGCCGGAGCACATGAGCTTCCTCGTCACCGATCTCCCCCGAGGTGACACCCCGAGCATGATCCTGACCGGCGACTTCGTCTTTGTCGGGGATCTGGGGCGACCTGACCTGCTCGACGAAGCCGCCGGCGGCCAGGACACCCGCTCTACCGGTGCCCGGCAGATGTTCGCCTCCCTGCGCGATAAGTTTCTGACCCTGCCCGACCATGTGCAGGTCTGGCCAGGGCACGGCTCGGGGAGCGCCTGCGGTAAAACCCTCGGTGCCGTACCCACGACGACGGTCGGCTACGAACGCGCCCTCAGTTGGTGGAGCAAGCAGGTGGAACAGGGGGACGAGGAGGGCTTTACGCAGGAACTGCTTTCCGGTCAACCTGATGCCCCGCTCTACTACGGACGCATGAAGACCGAGAACCGCGACGGCCCCACCCTGCTGGGTGAGACGAAGCCGCTGGAAGAGCTGACTATAGAGAATATCCAGGCGAGGCTCGCTGCCGGTGCCCGATTGCTCGACACCCGCAGGAAAGAAGAGCACCACGCCGCCGCCCCTGTGGGGAGCATTCACATCCCTGACGGTGGGACCCTGGAAACCTGGTCGGGTTGGCTCATGACTCCGGAGCGTGAGGTGATCCTGCTGGCACCTAGGGACCGTGCCGAAGGCGTGCGTCGCCGGCTGTGGATGGTGGGATTGGACCACGTGATCGGCTTCATCTCCACTGCCGAAGAGCTGGAGACCGTCTCCGCTCAGCCCATCTCCGTGCGTGAGTTGAGCTCGCATCCGGACGCGCTGATCCTCGATGTGCGGACGAAGACCGAATACGAGGGCGGTCATCTCCCCGGTGCGCGGCAACTGCACGCTGGACGTTTGCCATGGGCACTGGACACCCTGCCGCGTGACCGCGAGATCATCGTGCACTGCCAAGGGGGGGCGCGGAGTGCCGCCGCTGCCAGCCTGCTGCGTACCGAAGGCTTCGATGTGCTGGAACTCGCTGGTGGCTACGACGCCTGGGCGAAAACTCTCAACACCTGA
- a CDS encoding peptidase S41, with protein sequence MADLEQILAALPRAMVYTPAARITALEEVQRLHAQAGSLTKAQLLVGLARIAAAAQDGHTNMDFGQLGDALPQLPMRFTWFADGLYITAVSPAHADWLGCQVMHLEDRPAEDWLPLLSAIIGGTVDRVRSLCAPVLITPAFLHALGWAASAHQLRLLLRSPAGSLMPVQVDVGDEMPTLTLMPQIGLLEAPETAASVHVQALPGKALYVGLRQIGSGTDGPLPQVLEQVLRCIRDTRPERLIVDLRGNGGGNYILSWPFTQQLREAAGNARIYALIDEGTFSAAIVMLAWLRYDAGARVIGHGPGDTEQFFAEPLSLELKTVKARVFLATQSHDWATGCHDFRTCFWLNLLYAVPAGSLRPEVDVQGTWAEVMRGDDAALQVALMDDMPLRQLYNRPQQPTPSRMPEAQQVALCGLLLITLGHRHGREDWLQLGNLIERLSGMPFDELTTLRLQHEEILCRSDNSLVRILRKYRASLTPHVIAYSLAHPG encoded by the coding sequence ATGGCCGACCTGGAACAGATCCTGGCGGCCTTGCCCCGGGCCATGGTGTACACCCCTGCGGCCCGGATCACTGCGCTGGAAGAAGTGCAGCGGCTTCATGCACAGGCGGGATCGTTGACCAAGGCACAGCTGTTGGTAGGTCTGGCCCGGATCGCCGCAGCAGCTCAAGATGGGCATACCAATATGGATTTCGGGCAGCTGGGAGACGCCCTCCCCCAGTTGCCTATGCGGTTCACATGGTTTGCCGATGGTCTGTACATTACCGCGGTCAGTCCAGCACATGCGGACTGGCTCGGCTGTCAGGTCATGCATCTGGAAGATCGCCCCGCTGAGGACTGGCTCCCACTTTTATCAGCCATAATTGGCGGCACTGTGGACCGGGTTCGCAGTCTGTGTGCGCCTGTGCTGATCACGCCCGCTTTTCTGCACGCCCTGGGCTGGGCCGCTTCAGCTCATCAGTTGCGCCTGCTGCTCCGGTCGCCTGCTGGTTCACTCATGCCCGTCCAAGTCGATGTGGGAGACGAAATGCCTACATTGACCCTGATGCCTCAGATCGGTCTTTTAGAAGCGCCGGAGACGGCCGCCAGTGTCCACGTGCAGGCGCTGCCAGGTAAAGCGTTATACGTCGGTCTGCGCCAGATCGGCTCTGGTACGGATGGCCCCCTGCCACAGGTCTTGGAACAGGTTCTCAGATGCATTCGGGACACCCGGCCAGAACGCCTGATCGTTGATCTGCGCGGCAATGGCGGCGGAAACTACATCTTGAGCTGGCCATTCACACAGCAACTGCGAGAGGCCGCTGGGAATGCCCGTATATACGCCCTGATCGATGAGGGAACCTTCTCGGCGGCCATCGTGATGCTGGCTTGGCTACGCTATGACGCTGGGGCACGCGTCATCGGGCACGGTCCCGGCGACACCGAGCAGTTTTTCGCCGAGCCGTTGAGCCTTGAGCTGAAGACCGTGAAGGCGAGAGTATTTCTGGCGACGCAATCGCATGACTGGGCTACAGGATGTCATGATTTCAGGACCTGTTTCTGGCTGAATCTGCTCTATGCCGTGCCAGCGGGATCATTGCGTCCAGAGGTGGATGTACAGGGAACGTGGGCGGAGGTCATGCGTGGGGACGACGCGGCGCTGCAGGTAGCTCTTATGGACGACATGCCGCTGCGCCAGTTATATAACCGGCCGCAGCAGCCGACGCCTTCGAGGATGCCGGAGGCTCAGCAGGTGGCCCTATGCGGGTTGCTGCTGATCACGCTGGGCCACCGGCATGGTCGTGAGGACTGGTTACAGCTAGGAAACCTCATCGAACGGCTATCTGGAATGCCGTTCGACGAGTTGACAACATTGCGCCTTCAGCACGAAGAGATCTTGTGCAGGTCAGACAATAGTCTGGTACGCATTCTAAGGAAATACCGCGCGTCGCTGACCCCTCACGTGATCGCCTACTCACTGGCCCACCCTGGGTAA
- a CDS encoding arsenate reductase ArsC: MPRVLILCTHNSARSQMAEALTRDAARRLGVDLDVHSAGTEATRVKPDAIAVMNELGLDLSTHTSKTLHDVPEARNFDYVVTVCDSAAEACPIYPGHTLRRHYPFVDPSGGSLDRWRTVRDQLKIQFDAFVQALKEGRDVPPTYEESPAVEMK, encoded by the coding sequence ATGCCGCGTGTCCTGATTCTCTGTACCCACAACTCTGCCCGCTCCCAGATGGCCGAAGCCCTCACGCGTGACGCCGCCCGTCGCCTGGGCGTCGACCTGGACGTGCACTCCGCCGGCACAGAAGCCACCCGAGTCAAGCCCGACGCCATCGCCGTCATGAATGAACTAGGCCTAGATCTCTCCACCCACACCAGCAAAACCCTCCACGATGTCCCCGAGGCGCGGAACTTCGACTACGTCGTCACGGTCTGCGACAGCGCTGCCGAAGCCTGCCCCATCTATCCCGGTCACACCCTCCGGCGGCACTATCCCTTCGTCGATCCGAGTGGCGGCAGCCTCGACCGCTGGCGGACCGTCCGCGATCAACTCAAGATCCAATTCGATGCCTTCGTCCAGGCCCTTAAAGAAGGCCGTGATGTCCCGCCCACCTACGAGGAAAGTCCGGCAGTCGAGATGAAGTGA
- a CDS encoding rhodanese-like domain-containing protein, translating to MTYQDILTTELEEKKRGGARLVDVRERAEYVAGHIPSAVNLPLSTLVGREDDIGPNTVLICAGGSRSSQAATYLAGLGKPGLLNLAGGTAGWMREGREVTRGEQP from the coding sequence ATGACCTATCAGGACATCTTGACGACCGAACTCGAAGAGAAGAAGCGTGGGGGCGCCCGGCTGGTCGACGTACGCGAGCGAGCAGAGTACGTTGCTGGACACATCCCGAGCGCGGTGAACCTCCCCCTGAGTACACTCGTTGGCCGGGAGGACGATATTGGACCAAATACCGTCCTGATCTGCGCAGGGGGCAGCCGGTCCTCACAGGCAGCCACCTATCTGGCAGGTCTGGGCAAACCCGGACTGCTGAACCTTGCGGGTGGCACGGCGGGCTGGATGCGTGAAGGCCGTGAGGTGACGAGGGGCGAGCAGCCATGA
- a CDS encoding sulfite exporter TauE/SafE family protein: MIFAWIGAALIGLSLGLLGSGGSILTVPVLVYLVGEPEKLAIAESLAIVGGISLIGAIPYALKRRVDWRSVLWFGLPGIVGTTLGSALSVHLSGAVQLLLFAMVMLLAAGMMLRPAQKTEPHAVSRSRFQTSLDGLGVGILTGLVGVGGGFLIIPALVLLGGLPMSPAVGTSLTIITLNSAAGFFKHLSTLEGSGLHWNLMLIFTLIGILGSFLGSRLGRNVSNKSLRRSLAGFLVVVGIYVLATNVPKVLSPTPSSTVQKQR, from the coding sequence ATGATCTTCGCGTGGATCGGCGCCGCCCTGATCGGCCTCTCGCTGGGGCTTCTGGGGTCGGGCGGTTCGATCCTGACCGTACCGGTGCTGGTTTACCTCGTCGGCGAGCCGGAGAAACTGGCGATTGCCGAGTCGCTGGCCATCGTGGGCGGAATCAGCCTGATCGGGGCAATCCCGTACGCCCTCAAGCGGCGCGTCGACTGGCGTTCCGTGTTGTGGTTCGGCTTGCCCGGCATCGTCGGAACCACCCTGGGATCCGCTCTGAGCGTCCATCTGTCAGGAGCGGTGCAACTGTTGCTGTTCGCCATGGTGATGCTTCTCGCTGCGGGGATGATGCTCCGGCCAGCCCAGAAGACGGAACCCCATGCGGTGTCCCGCTCGCGATTCCAGACCAGCCTGGATGGCCTGGGTGTCGGTATCCTGACCGGCCTGGTGGGCGTAGGCGGGGGCTTCCTCATCATTCCCGCGCTGGTCCTGTTGGGAGGGCTCCCGATGAGTCCCGCGGTAGGGACCAGCCTGACGATTATTACCCTGAACAGTGCAGCCGGCTTCTTCAAACATTTGAGCACCCTTGAGGGCTCAGGCCTGCACTGGAACCTCATGCTGATCTTCACCCTCATCGGTATCCTGGGCAGCTTCCTGGGAAGCCGGCTCGGCAGGAATGTGTCCAACAAGAGTTTGAGACGCAGCTTGGCGGGCTTTCTGGTCGTGGTAGGGATCTATGTGTTGGCCACCAATGTACCTAAAGTGCTGAGCCCTACGCCCTCGTCCACCGTCCAGAAGCAGCGCTGA
- a CDS encoding YeeE/YedE family protein: MTNSHNMTGIHDAPASTTRTATGLLAYLFAGLYFGVVLVKSEATSWYRIQEMFRFESFHMFGLIGSAVVTGMISTTLLRRFGTRSRDGQIIAVTPKAKGWWRYILGGLTFGVGWGLAGVCPGPIFVLLGAGVWPMLIVLAFALLGTYLYGVLKDRLPH; encoded by the coding sequence ATGACGAACTCCCATAACATGACCGGGATACACGACGCCCCAGCCTCCACCACACGTACGGCGACGGGACTCCTCGCCTACCTGTTCGCTGGATTGTATTTCGGTGTTGTTCTGGTCAAGAGCGAGGCGACGAGCTGGTACCGCATTCAGGAGATGTTCCGCTTCGAATCCTTCCATATGTTCGGGTTGATCGGCTCGGCTGTCGTCACGGGAATGATCTCTACGACCTTGTTGCGCCGTTTTGGGACGAGAAGTCGCGACGGACAGATCATCGCCGTGACCCCCAAGGCGAAGGGGTGGTGGCGGTACATCCTTGGGGGGTTGACCTTTGGGGTGGGATGGGGGTTGGCCGGGGTATGTCCGGGACCGATCTTCGTGCTTCTGGGAGCGGGGGTGTGGCCGATGCTGATCGTGCTGGCCTTTGCTCTCCTGGGCACCTACTTGTACGGTGTGCTCAAGGACAGACTCCCACACTGA
- a CDS encoding winged helix-turn-helix domain-containing protein: MTVHQVASAGQAILLLQPELRPLLQYLMQEARSAGEVARELGVPLARASYLLGKLQREEIAVVERVEARSGRPVKRYRVFPTWFIPYEVTAAETLESFWAAQLGPRMNEIAGFAARQLQERHPVWGFWLSQGEVYSNLEVGDRRGPARDLLEGDEPLMLTVGAMQLAEPQARMLKRRLLDLFTEAASWETGGATEYTLSLILVRGSVE; this comes from the coding sequence ATGACCGTGCACCAGGTGGCTTCCGCGGGGCAGGCGATCCTGCTGCTCCAGCCCGAACTCCGACCGCTCCTTCAGTACCTCATGCAGGAAGCGCGGAGTGCGGGGGAAGTGGCCCGTGAGCTGGGGGTACCGCTGGCCCGGGCGTCGTATCTTCTGGGAAAACTCCAGCGGGAGGAGATCGCGGTCGTCGAACGGGTGGAGGCCCGCTCGGGGCGGCCCGTCAAACGGTACCGGGTCTTCCCGACATGGTTCATCCCGTACGAGGTGACCGCGGCGGAAACGCTCGAGAGTTTCTGGGCGGCGCAGTTGGGACCGCGCATGAACGAGATCGCCGGATTCGCGGCCCGTCAGTTGCAGGAGCGTCACCCCGTCTGGGGATTCTGGCTCTCTCAAGGGGAGGTCTACAGCAATCTGGAGGTGGGGGACCGGCGGGGACCGGCCCGAGACCTTCTGGAGGGAGACGAGCCCCTGATGCTCACCGTTGGGGCCATGCAGCTGGCGGAGCCGCAGGCACGGATGTTGAAACGGCGACTGTTGGACTTGTTCACGGAGGCCGCGTCCTGGGAGACGGGTGGCGCGACCGAGTACACGCTCAGTCTGATTCTGGTCCGGGGCAGCGTCGAGTGA